The Corynebacterium halotolerans YIM 70093 = DSM 44683 region ACCACGATGTTGAGCAGGATACCCTGCTGGGCATCAGTGCCCTTGATCTTGGAGGCGATCCACCCGGCCAGCCCGCCGATGATGATCCATCCAATGATTCCCAGTCCGAGCATTGTGTTCTCCTAACTTCCGTGAGGTTACTTTCTCCGCCCTTCATGGCTAACGGACGTATGACCTGCTGCGACACGTATCACATATGGTCATGTGACCAGTGTGGCATAAGTGAGGGAAAACTGCAGTGGTGCAGGTCGAAGTGGAAAGTCAGGGAAACGGGGACGACAAGGCCCGCTCTCGCGCCAGGCGGGAGCGGGCGTCGGCAAGCGGGGGGTTACAGACTCTCGGGGCGGACGACCATCATCGGACACGGGGCGGACTGCAGCAGTGCACGCGAGGTGGAGCCCAGGAGCATGCCCTTGAAGCCACCGCGTCCGTGGGAGCCGACGATGAGGAGCTGTGCGCCGTCGGCCTGCTCGCAGAGCGCGCGGACCGGCCGGTCGCGGGTGATGATCTTCTTGACCGGAACCTCGGGGTACTGCTCGGTCAGCGGGGCGAGCTGCTCGGCGAGCATCTCGGTCTGCTCCCGCTCGACCTCCTCCCACTGCTGCTGGGCGGCGGAGAGACCGGCGAGGGAGGCCTGGACCTGCATGTCCATCCAGGTGTGGACGGCGATGAGCTCGGCACCGCGGGCGTCGGCCTCAGCGAAGGCGATCTCGGTGGCCTTCTGGGACACCTCGGAACCGTCGACACCGATGACGACGGGACCGTACTTCGAGTCCTCGGTGACGTCGTTGTCCTCACGCACGACGACTACCGGGCAGGACGCGTGGGAGACCACGGAGGCGGAGACCGAACCCATGACCATGCCGGACAGACCGCCGAGGCCGCGGGAGCCCATGACGATCATGGTGACGTCACGGGACATCTCCAGCAGCATGTCGATCGGGGAGCCCTCGGCGATGGTGTGGCCGATCTTGAGGTCCGGGGCGATCTGATAGGCGATCTCGCGCGCCTCGTCGATCTTCTCCATCGTCTCCGACTGGAGGTCATCGAACAGCTCCTGCGGGGGCACCATGCCCTCGGCGTAGAGGAACTGCGGCATGGTGTAGCTGGAGGCCAGGCGCAGCGGGATGCCCCGCTTGTTGGCCGTGTTCGCGGCCCAGCGCACCGCATTGTGTGAGGCGGCGGAGCCATCAACTGCGACGACTACGATATCTTCCCTGGTCATCTCGATCGCCCTTTCGTGTGGGTGGACGTGGCTGTGGTGTCTCCCGGGCGGCACCGGTGTCGGCCGCGGTCCGGGGGCGACCCTGTACATCTACTGATTATACCGGGAGCCACAGGTTTCCATCAGTGGTTACAACCAGCCAGCATGCGCCCCCACCCCGAAAAGACCACTGCCGGCGCCCGAATGGGCACCGGCTACGCTGGGCTCATCCAGCTCTCTCCGCGGAGGCCCGGGCCTACTCCGGGATTTCTACCGGTGTGGCCGGATCGGCGTTCGCCGGGTAGAGGATCGTGTACAGGATCTCCCCGATCTGGGCGAGAATGGCGCCGATACCGTCGGAGGAGAAATCAACCATCGGAGCGAGAATTTCATCAAAGTTCATGGGCAATAGATTAGTACACCAGCGGGGAAAGAGGACACCTCTGCCGATCCGTGACGGCCTGAACGCGACCCGGGCACGCCTGCCTGAGGACGCCGCCCCCACCTCCGCGTGGGATATGGTCGGACGACTCATCGCGACCCAGCGTCACCGCCACCCGGACGACGACCTGGCGGCACTGCAGGCACGTTTCGACGCCCGCGAGGTCGTCCTGCGCTCCGGGGAGCCACTGACCCCGGAGACCCTCGTGCAGCCCGGCTGGGACGTGTACTTCTACCGCATGCCGGCGCCAGAGCCCACGGTGCCCCATGAGATCGGAATCATCCACCGGGACGAGGACCTCATCGTGGTGGACAAGCCTCCGTATCTGGCCACCATGCCGCGCGGCCGCCACATCACGGAGACCGTCACCGTGCGTCTCCGCCGTTCGACCGGCATCCAGGAGCTCTCCCCCGCCCACCGGCTCGACCGCCTGACTTCCGGGGTGCTGGTGTTCACCGTCCGTCCGGAGGTTCGCGGCGCCTATCAACGGCTCTTCGCCGAGCGTCAGGTGACGAAGACCTACGAGGCCATCGCCCGCCACGACACCGCCCTGGCTGCCACGACCCCCCTGGAGTGGGCGTCACGCATGGTGAAGACCCCCGGTGAGATTCAGGGTTACATCGTCGACGGCGAACCCAATGCCCGCACCACGCTTGCCGACGTCGTGCCGCTCACCGATGACGAGCAGACGGCGATGGAGTCCGTGCACGGGCCGCTCGAGCGGCAGGCGAGGTATGTCCTGCGACCGGAGACCGGACGTACGCACCAGCTGCGGCTCCACATGTGGGCCGCCGGCGTCCCCATCCTCGGGGATCCCGTCTATCCCCGGATTTACTCCGAGGCGGAAGAGGACATGGCCGTGCCCATGCACCTGATCGCCCGCTCCCTCGAGTTCACCGATCCCCTCTCCGGGGAGGCGCGCCGCTTCGTCTCCCGCCGGCTCTGAGATCCCACAGGAGCTTCCGGAGGCCGGCTTCGGCCCGGATCCCCGAGGACCGTAGAAACGACAAAGAGGGAGAGCGGTCACCGTACGGTGGCCGCTCTCCCTCTTTGTCTCAGTATTTAGTTGTTGTTTTGTTTTTGGTCGGCGGTAACTTACTCTCCCACACCCTCCCGGGTGCAGTACCATCAGCGCGGGCAGGCTTAGCTTCCGGGTTCGGAATGGGTCCGGGCGTGTCCCTGCCGCTATCAACCACCGACACAGTCGTGGGGCCCCGTGGTGGGGTCCTGACGTGTTGTGTCAGATACTGCATAGTGGACGCGAACATGTTTTCAGGTTCGTTGCGTGGGTGCACATCCAATCCCCGTGTGGGGGTTGTGTGTGTTTTGTCGGCCGATTAGTACCAGTCACCTCCTCACCTTGCGGTGGTTCCAGTTCTGGCCTATCAACCCCATCGTCTGTGGGGGGCCTGATTGATGAAACCTCATCTTGAAACAGGCTTCCCGCTTAGATGCTTTCAGCGGTTATCCCTTCCGTACGTAGCCAACCAGCCGTGCCCCTGGCGGGACAACTGGCACACTAGAGGTACGTCCGTCCCGGTCCTCTCGTACTAGGGACAGCCTTTCTCAGGTTTCCACGCGCGCGGCGGATAGAGACCGAACTGTCTCACGACGTTCTAAACCCAGCTCGCGTGCCGCTTTAATGGGCGAACAGCCCAACCCTTGGGACCTACTCCAGCCCCAGGATGCGACGAGCCGACATCGAGGTGCCAAACCATCCCGTCGATATGAACTCTTGGGGAAGATCAGCCTGTTATCCCCGGGGTACCTTTTATCCGTTGAGCGACACCACATCCACGAGTAGGTGCCGGATCACTAGTCCCGACTTTCGTCCCTGCTCGACCTGTCAGTCTCACAGTCAAGCTCCCTTGTGCACTTACACTCGCCACCTGATTGCCAACCAGGCTGAGGGAACCTTTGGGCGCCTCCGTTACTCTTTAGGAGGCAACCGCCCCAGTTAAACTACCCACCAGGCACTGTCCCCGACCCAGATCATGGGCCAAGGTTGAGGTGTCCAATCCGATCAGAGTGGTATTTCAACAACGACTCCCACACCACTGGCGTGGTGTGTTCACAGTCTCCCACCTATCCTACACAAACCGAACCGAACACCAATACCAAGCTGTAGTGAAGGTCCCGGGGTCTTTTCGTCCTGCCGCGCGTAACGAGCATCTTTACTCGTACTGCAATTTCACCGGGCCTGTGGTTGAGACAGCAGGGAAGTCGTTACGCCATTCGTGCAGGTCGGAACTTACCCGACAAGGAATTTCGCTACCTTAGGATGGTTATAGTTACCACCGCCGTTTACTGGGGCTTAAATTCTCCGCTTCGGACCACAAGGGTCCTAACAGGTCCTCTTAACCTTCCAGCACCGGGCAGGCGTCAGTCCGTATACCTCAACTTATCGTCTTCGCACGGACCTGTGTTTTTAATAAACAGTCGCTTCCCTCTATTCTCTGCGACCACCACCAGCTCACGGAGGCTAGCTCCCGTCACCGGTGGTGGCCCCCCTTCTCCCGAAGTTACGGGGGCATTTTGCCGAGTTCCTTAACCACAGTTCACCCGAACGCCTTAGTATTCTCTACCTGACCACCTGTGTCGGTTTGGGGTACGGGCCGTATGTGCACTCGCTAGAGGCTTTTCTCGACAGCACGGGATCACCGACATCACCCAATATGGGTTACGCATCACGCCTCAGGCATTGATCGGTGGCGGATTTGCCTACCACCGGCCCTACACGCTTACACCACAATCCAATCAGTGGCTCGGCTACCCCACTGCGTCACCCCATCACTTGGCTACTACCAGCTCAGGCCCCACGCACGCCCCCGACCACCACCCGAAGGTGATGATTGGGTTTGTGGGTGGTTAGTATCACTGATTCACCACGGGCGCGCACACACGGGTACGGGAATATCAACCCGTTGTCCATCGACTACGCCTGTCGGCCTCGCCTTAGGTCCCGACTCACCCTGGGAAGACGAACTTGACCCAGGAACCCTTGGTCATCCGGCGGACAAGATTCTCACTTGTCAATTCGTTACTCATGCCTGCATTCTCACTCGCACACAGTCCACGGCTCCTCACGGTACCGCTTCACCCCGTGCACGACGCTCCCCTACCCATAAACAATGTTTATGCCGCGGCTTCGGCGGTGTACTTGAGCCCCACTGAATTGTCGGCGCAGGACCACTCGACCAGTGAGCTATTACGCACTCTTTCAAGGATGGCTGCTTCTAAGCCAACCTCCTGGCTGTCGTCGCGATCCCACATCCTTTTCCACTTAGTACACGCTTAGGGGCCTTAGCCGGCGATCTGGGCTGTTTCCCTCTCGACTATGAAGCTTATCCCCCACAGTCTCACTGCTGCGCTAACTTGAAACCGGCATTCGGAGTTTGGCTGACATTGCTAAGATGGTAGTCCCGCTCAACCAACCAGTAGCTCTACCTCCGGCAAGCATCACACAACGCTGCACCTAAATGCATTTCGGGGAGAACCAGCTATCACGGAGTTTGATTGGCCTTTCACCCCTACCCACAACTCATCCCCTCAGTTTTCAACCTAAGTGGGTTCGCGCCTCCACGACGTCTTACCGTCGCTTCACACTGGCCATGGGTAGATCACCCCGCTTCGGGTCCAGGACATGCCACTATGGTCACCCTTGTTAGGATTCGCTTTCGCTACGACTACCCCACACACGGGTTAATCTCGCGACATGCCGCTGACTCGCAGGCTCATTCTTCAAAAGGCACGCCATCACACCTTTAATGGTGCTCTGACGGATTGTAAGCACATGGTTTCAGGTACTATTTCACTCCCCTCCCGGGGTACTTTTCACCATTCCCTCACGGTACTATCCGCTATCGGTCACACTGGGTATTCAGGCTTACCGGGTGGTCCCGGCAGATTCACAGCAGATTTCACGAGCCCGCTGCTACTCGGGGACACCACAATCAGCACCGCATGATGTTCACGTACGGGACTCTCACCCTGTTCCGTGGGCCATCCCAGACCACTTCCGCTCACCACACGACCACCGACGCCGGGCTGGCAGACCCGACACATGGAACCCCACAACACCGCATGCGCAACCCCTGCCAGGTATCACACACACACGGTTTAGCCATCCTCCACGTTCGCTCGCCACTACTAGCGGAATCATTATTATTTTCTTCTCCTGCGGGTACTGAGATGTTTCACTTCCCCGCGTGACCCTCCACAACCACTATGAATTCATGATCGGGTGACCACCCACAACGGTGGCCGGGTTTCCCCATTCGGACATCCTCGGATCAACGCTCAGTTGGCAGCTCCCCGAGGCATAACGCAGCCTCTCACGTCCTTCATCGGCCCAGCATGCCAAGGCATCCACCATGTGCCCTTACACAAACACACACCACACACACCCCACCGGGGCGCGTGCGGGATACAACATACTCACAACAAAAAACACCAGAAAAATAAAGATGCTCGCGTCCACTATACAGTTCTCACACAACACACCACCCACCCCACACCCAGAAGGAGAAACACTCCCCACAGGTGCGGTCACGGATGGTCAGTCAGGACAATGTTGCCCCAGACACCCAACAGCATGCCAACATACCCACTCATTTATTTCCGCCTGCTCCACCGGTCCTGCCCGTGCGGCCACCCCGCCACAACCATCTGTGGGTCGTGGGGTGCGTGTCCACCCGATTGATAGTGCCGGCGGGTCAACACTCGTGACCACCAACCAGCGATACGCGACCTGCGCTACCGCGCGGGCCGACTTGTTTATGCTCCTTAGAAAGGAGGTGATCCAGCCGCACCTTCCGGTACGGCTACCTTGTTACGACTTCGTCCCAATCGCCGATCCCACCTTCGACAGCTCCCTCCGGTAAACCGGTTGGGCCGCTGGCTTCGGGTGTTACCAACTTTCATGACGTGACGGGCGGTGTGTACAAGGCCCGGGAACGTATTCACCGCAGCGTTGCTGATCTGCGATTACTAGCGACTCCGACTTCATGGGGTCGAGTTGCAGACCCCAATCCGAACTGAGGCCGGCTTTAACGAGGATTGGCTCACCCTCACGGGTTCGCGACCTGCTGTACCGACCATTGTAGCATGTGTGAAGCCCTGGACATAAGGGGCATGATGATTTGACGTCATCCCCACCTTCCTCCGAGTTGACCCCGGCAGTCTCTCATGAGTCCCCACCATCACGTGCTGGCAACATAAGACAAGGGTTGCGCTCGTTGCGGGACTTAACCCAACATCTCACGACACGAGCTGACGACAACCATGCACCACCTGTACACCGGCCACAAGGGAAGGACCATCTCTGGCCCGGTCCGGTGTATGTCAAGCCCAGGTAAGGTTCTTCGCGTTGCATCGAATTAATCCACATGCTCCGCCGCTTGTGCGGGCCCCCGTCAATTCCTTTGAGTTTTAGCCTTGCGGCCGTACTCCCCAGGCGGGGCGCTTAATGCGTTAGCTACGGCACAGAAGACGTGGAAGTCCCCTACACCTAGCGCCCACCGTTTACGGCATGGACTACCAGGGTATCTAATCCTGTTCGCTACCCATGCTTTCGCTCCTCAGCGTCAGTTACTGCCCAGAGACCTGCCTTCGCCATCGGTGTTCCTCCTGATATCTGCGCATTTCACCGCTACACCAGGAATTCCAGTCTCCCCTACAGCACTCAAGTTATGCCCGTATCGCCTGCACGCCCGGAGTTGAGCCCCGGAATTTCACAGACGACGCGACAAACCACCTACGAGCTCTTTACGCCCAGTAATTCCGGACAACGCTCGCACCCTACGTATTACCGCGGCTGCTGGCACGTAGTTAGCCGGTGCTTCTTATCCCACTACCGTCACTTACGCTTCGTCGTGGGCGAAAGGGGTTTACAACCCGAAGGCCGTCATCCCCCACGCGGCGTCGCTGCATCAGGCTTGCGCCCATTGTGCAATATTCCCCACTGCTGCCTCCCGTAGGAGTCTGGGCCGTATCTCAGTCCCAATGTGGCCGTCCACCCTCTCAGGCCGGCTACCCGTCGACGCCTTGGTAGGCCATTACCCCACCAACCAGCTGATAGGCCGCGAGCTCATCCCACACCGAAAAAACTTTCCACCTTCCACGCTAAAGGAAGGTCCTATCCGGTATTAGACCCAGTTTCCCAGGCTTATCCCGAAGTGCGGGGCAGATCACCCACGTGTTACTCACCCGTTCGCCACTCGAGTACCCCCGAAGGGGCCTTTCCGTTCGACTTGCATGTGTTAAGCACGCCGCCAGCGTTCGTCCTGAGCCAGGATCAAACTCTCCACAAAAAACAAACCTCAAAACAAGCACAAGACCCGTCTCAAGAAGGGATGTTTCCAGGCGTAGAAAGCCCGAACCCAACAAAACGAACAACCAGCACACCACGACCCGAAAGCCATGGCGCTCATGATTGTCCAAAATAATTTTACTGCATAAACTTCCACCGACCCCCACACCCGACGGGGCTGAAAACAAGGGCCGGCATCCGCAACCAAATTGTGTTGCACGTCCACGCACCGGAAACACACACCACCACAAAAGATGGTGTCATTTCTTTACAGTGGCCCCATTTCCGAAAGGCCACCCGGCACGCACCCACCAACCCATCCCCACAGGGACCGGCCGGCCGGGCAACCGACGACACAACCAACGTCACAGACAAAAATAAAAAGTACATTGGCACACTATTGAGTTCTCACACAACATCCGCACACCCGTCCCGCACCCGATCTCATCGGGCTTGTTCCCAAGCGGCTTGAAGAAACTTACTCGACCGAACCAACCGAAGTCAATTCCGCACCCGGAAGCCTCTTCCATGATCACCAGCGACTGTTTTCCTGTCCGCCATCTCACCGGAATGTTCCACCCGGCGGGGCGTTGTCGGTCTCGCTGACTCACATAAAGTTACACAGGCCGCCGATTTTCCACAAATCCGCAGTTCATCCTTGGTTTCGACGCTTCGGCTCCACCACCGAAATTGCCATCCTCCTTGAATCCCCTGGAGCTGTTCATCGATTCCGTTCTCCGAGGGTCAATCCGAGCCA contains the following coding sequences:
- a CDS encoding pseudouridine synthase, which translates into the protein MGNRLVHQRGKRTPLPIRDGLNATRARLPEDAAPTSAWDMVGRLIATQRHRHPDDDLAALQARFDAREVVLRSGEPLTPETLVQPGWDVYFYRMPAPEPTVPHEIGIIHRDEDLIVVDKPPYLATMPRGRHITETVTVRLRRSTGIQELSPAHRLDRLTSGVLVFTVRPEVRGAYQRLFAERQVTKTYEAIARHDTALAATTPLEWASRMVKTPGEIQGYIVDGEPNARTTLADVVPLTDDEQTAMESVHGPLERQARYVLRPETGRTHQLRLHMWAAGVPILGDPVYPRIYSEAEEDMAVPMHLIARSLEFTDPLSGEARRFVSRRL
- a CDS encoding universal stress protein, translated to MTREDIVVVAVDGSAASHNAVRWAANTANKRGIPLRLASSYTMPQFLYAEGMVPPQELFDDLQSETMEKIDEAREIAYQIAPDLKIGHTIAEGSPIDMLLEMSRDVTMIVMGSRGLGGLSGMVMGSVSASVVSHASCPVVVVREDNDVTEDSKYGPVVIGVDGSEVSQKATEIAFAEADARGAELIAVHTWMDMQVQASLAGLSAAQQQWEEVEREQTEMLAEQLAPLTEQYPEVPVKKIITRDRPVRALCEQADGAQLLIVGSHGRGGFKGMLLGSTSRALLQSAPCPMMVVRPESL